GTGACCAGGTCGGCGCCGGCCCGCAGCGTGCTGTCGGCGTCGGGCTCCGCCGGCAGCAGCGGGTCCGGGGCCAGCAGGCCGCTGCCGATGTCGACGACGAGCGGGACGCCCAGCCGGGCCAGCGCGTCGACCGACGCCGCCGAGGTGAAGCCCTCGACGCGGAAGTTGCTGGGGTGCACCTTGAGGATGCAGCCGGTGTCCGGGCCCAGCGCGGCGGCGTAGTCGGCGGCCGCCGTCCGGTTCGTCGTGCCCACCTCGCGGAGCCGCGCGCCGGTCGAGGCGATCAGCTCCGGCAGCCGGAAGCCGTCGCCGATCTCCACCATCTCGCCGCGGCTGATCACCACCTCCCGGCCGGCGGCCAGGGCCGTCGTGGCCAGCACCAGGGCCGCGGCGCCGTTGTTCACGGCGAGCACGGAGCCGGCGGCCGGGACGGCGGCCGCCAGGGCGTCGAGGGCGCCGCGGCCCCGCCGGGCCCGCCGGCCGGTCGCCAGGTCGAACTCGACGTCGGCGTAGCCGGCGGCCGCGGTCACGGCCTCGACCGCCGCCGGGGACAGCGGGGCGCGGCCGAGGTTGGTGTGCAGCACGACGCCGGTCGCGTTGAGCACGGCGTCGGTGCTGCTGAGCGAGCCGGGCAGCGCGGCGACGGCGGCGTCGGCGACGTCCTCGGGGGCCAGCTCCCCTGACCGGACGCGACCCTGGGCGGCGACCACCTGCTGCTTCACGACGTCCCGGCCGAGCCGGCCGGCGGCGGCCACCAGCCGGGGGTCGGCCAGCACGGCGTCCGTCCGGGGCACGCGTCGTCGGGGGTCGACCTCCGCCGTCGTCACCGCACGATCCTATGCCGGGCTCGGAGGTCCTCCGGCCCGGGCGACCGCGCCGCGACGGCACGGTGGAGCGTGGCCGGCGGGGTCCGGCACGGGTGGCGGAGGCGGACGGGAATCGAACCCGCCAAGCCGAGCTGCTCGGCTTCACCGGTTTTGAAGACCGGGAGGGCCACCAGGCACCTGTACGCCTCCACGCAGGAGGGTAACGGGCCCTCCTAGAGTGGGGCGCATGAGCCTGGCGACGCAGCAGCAGACGTACCGGTTGACCCAGTACGCCCACGGGGGCGGGTGCGCCTGCAAGATCCCGCCGGGCGAGCTCGAGAAGACGCTGGCCGGGCTGACCCCCTGGACCTCCCCCGACCTGGTCGTCGGTCTGGAGACCGGGGACGACGCGGCCGTGGTGCGGATCGAGGGCGGCCGGGCGGTGGTCAGCACGACCGACTTCTTCACCGCCGTCGTCGACGACGCCTACGACTTCGGCCGGATCGCCGCCGCCAACGCGCTCTCCGACATCTACGCCATGGGGGCGACGCCGCTGGTCGCGCTGAACCTCGTCGGGTGGCCCCGCGAGGTGCTGCCGATGGAGCTGCTGCGGGAGGTGCTGCGCGGGGGGATGGACGTCTGCCGGGAGGCGCAGGTGCACGTCGCCGGCGGGCAGAGCATCGACGACCCCGAGCCGAAGTACGGGATGGCCGTCACCGGTCTGGCCGACCCGGACCGGCTGCTGCGCAACGACGCGGCCGTCGCCGGGCTGCCGGTCAGCCTGTCCAAGCCGCTCGGCGTCGGCGTGCTGAACAACCGGCACAAGGCGACGGGTGAGGTGTTCCCGCAGGCCGTCGCGCTGATGACGCAGCTGAACCGGGCGGCCTCGGAGGCCGCGCTGGCCGCCGGCGTCCGGGCCGCGACCGACGTCACCGGCTTCGGGCTGCTGGGCCACGCCTACAAGATGGCCCGCGCCTCCGGGGTGACGATCCGGCTGGACGCGGCGGCCGTGCCCTACCTGGACGGGGCCCGCGCGGCCCTGGCCGACGGCTTCGTCAGCGGCGGCACCCGGCGCAACCTGGACTGGGTCCGGCCCTTCCTCGACGCCGGCGCGGACGAGGACGAGCTGCTGCTGCTGGCCGACGCCCAGACCAGCGGTGGGCTGCTCGTCGTCGGGGAGATCCCGGGGGCGCCGGTCGTCGGCGAGGTGGTGGCCGCCGGGCCGCACCCGCTGGTCGTGCGCTGACCCGGGGACGCCGAGCGTGCCCGAGGGCCACACGCTGCACCGGCTCGCCGGTGAGCTGCAGGAGCTGGTGGGCGAGCGGGTGTCGGCCGCCTCACCGCAGGGCCGGTTCCCGGCCGCGGCGGTCGACGGGGCGGTCGTCGCCGCCGTCGAGGCGTACGGCAAGCACCTGCTGGTGGACCTGGCGGAGCACCCCACGGTGCACGTGCACCTCGGGATGCGGGGCAAGCTGCTGCGCTTCGCCCCCGTCACCGGGGCGCCGATGCCTCAGGTCCGGCTCCGGCTGGCCACGGCGGACGTGGCCTGGGACCTGATCGCCCCCAGCACCTGCGAGCCGCTCGACGCGGCCGGCCGGGAGCGGCTGCTCGCCGGGCTGGGTCCCGACCCCCTGCGCGCCGGCCCCCTGCACCCCGACATCTTGCCCCGGGGCGCCGACGCGGCCGAGGCCCGCCGCCGGCTCCGGGCCTCCCGCGGGAGCGTCGGTGTCGCGCTGATGGACCAGTCGGTGCTGGCCGGGGTGGGCAACGTCTTCCGGGCCGAGATCCTGCACGCGCTGCGGATCGCCCCCGAGCGGCCGGCGTCGCGGGTCAGCGACACGGAGTTCGACGCGCTCTGGTCCGGGCTGGCGGCGATGATGGGCCAGGCCGTCGAGGACGGCCGGATCATCACCGTGGACGTCCCCGCCGGTGAGGACCGGCTGGCCGTGCCGGAGGCCGTCTCCCGCCGGGTCTACAGGCGCGACGCGTGCGCCGACTGCGGGACGCCGGTCGTCACCACGACCCTGCAGGGGCGGACGTCCTACGCCTGCCCGCGCTGCCAGCCCGACTGAGACCGTGACCCCGAGACCGCTCCACCGAGGACCGTGATGCAGACCTTCGTCCCCTTCGTCGACTTCGTGGAGTCGGCGCGCGCGCTCGACACCAAGCGGCTGGGCAAGCAGCGCGTCGAGGTGATCCAGATCGTCCGGGCGCTGACCGTGCCCGGCTACGCCTGGAAGTCGCACCCGGCCGTGCTGATGTGGCAGGGCTACGAGGAGGCGCTCGGCCGGTACGGGCTCGCCATGTGCGAGGTGTGGCTCGAGCGCGGCTTCGGCGACACCTGCGCCGCGACGATCGCGGCCGACCTGGCCACCTTCGGCGTCCCGCACATCCGCTCGGAGGCGGAGCTGCGGGAGGCCGGCCTGCTGCCGCCGTGGCTGTTCGACGACGCCGTCCGGGAGAGCCACCGGTCGGCGCTCGTCCGCAAGGAGCCGGCGTTCTACCGCGCCTCGTTCCCCGACGTGCGGCCCGACCTCGAGTACGTCTGGCCGGTCCGCTCGCCCGCCGTCGTCGAGCGCGAGGAGAAGCAGCGCCAGAACGCCCTCAAGCGCCGGGAGCGGGCGGAGCAGAAGATCCTCGCCGAGCTGGCCGCCGCCCAGCGGAAGCGCAGTGCCGCGGCCAAGAAGGCGGCCAGGACCCGCGCCGCCAACGCCGCGGCCAGGAAGCGCGCGGCAGCGTCCGAGCCGGACGCCTGAGAACGCCGGATGCGCACGCCCCCCCGTGGCCCGAGCCGGTCTCCCGACCGGCTCAGGCCACGGGCCATCCCCCGGCGGTCAGCGGCGCGAGGAGGCTCCCAGGCTGCCCTCGGAGGCGTCGGTCCGGGTCCGGGGCAGCCGGGTCACCAGCGGCAGCACGATCGCGACCAGCGCGATGATCCCGATGGTGGTGTAGGCGGTCGTGTAGTTCTTGTCCCCGCCGATGAGCGCAGCAGCGATCAGCGGCCCGACGACGCCGCCGAGGCTCCAGCCGATCAGCATCAGGCCGTAGATGGCGCCGGCGTTCTTGACGCCGAAGAAGTCGCCCGCGGTGGCCGGCATGGTGCCGAAGGCGCCGCCGTAGCAGAGGTAGACGACGGCGCAGAGGACGAAGAACAGCAGCGCGTTGTGGACGTGCGGGATGAGCAGGAGGCAGACGCCCTCGAGGGCCAGGATCGCGATGAAGGTGGGCATCCGGCCGATCCGTCCGGAGATGGCGGCCCAGAAGATCCGGCCCGCCCCGTTGAACAGCCCCAGGAAGCCCACGGCGCTGGCGGCAGCCAGGGCCGTGTACCCCGCGATGTCGGTGAAGCTGGCCGCGGCCTGGGAGATGAAGGAGATGCCGGCGAGCACGGCGAGGGTGAGGATGGCCGTCAGCGCGTACCACTGCCAGGTGCGCAGGGCCTCGCCCTGGGTGTAGTCCCGGCCGCTGTCGACGACCTTGCCGCTGGTGGCGGGCTCGTAGCCGGGCACGGTGTAGCCCTCGGGCGGGTTGCGGAAGAACAGGGCTCCGGCGACCGAGAACACCAGGTAGGCGATTCCCAGGGGCAGGAAGACCGAGGTCGGCTCGTCCGGGCTCCGCCGCACCAGCGCCTGCGCGATCGGGGCGGTGATGACGGCGCCGAACCCGAAGCCGCCGACGGCGAGGCCGGTGATCAGCCCGCGCTTGTCGGGGAACCACTTCTGCAGCATGGCGATCGGCACGATGTAGGCCAGGCCGAGACCGAAGCCCGCCAGCACGCCGTAGCCGAGGACCAGCAGCCAGAGCTGGTCCGCGTCGCGGGCGAAGGACGCGACGATCACGCCCAGGCCGTAGACCACGGCGCCGATGACCGCGACGGTGCGCGGGCCGCGGCGGTCCTGGATGCGCCCGCCGAGGTAGGTGCCGATGAAGATCATCCCGATGGCGACCTCGAACGGGACGGTGGCCTCGGGCTTGCTCAGCTGCCAGGGCTCGGCCTTCTGCAGCGCGGAGCTGAAGACGCTCCAGGCGTAGACGGCGCCCAGCGACAGCTGCAGCAGCAGCGCGGCGATGACCAGCCCCCAGCGGCCCTTCGTGGGGTTGTCGCCGGCGGTGCCGGTCCTGGTTCCAGCGTTGGCGGCGGTGCTCATGAAGCTCCTAGGTGGTGGGCGGGGCGGCGTCGGCGTCCCGGGCGGCGGCTTCCGCTGCCCGGCGCCGGTCGAGCCGCTCCCGCTGCGGGACGATCGTGTACTTGGGGTCGTGGACGGACGCGGGCCCGGCCTCGAAGACGCCGAACCGGGTGCAGGCCGAGGCGGCCAGCAGGGCCACACCCGAGAGGCCGGCACCGACCCGGCTCCGGCGACCGACCAGCAGCGCGCCGAGGGCGCCGGCGGCGGTCAGCACCTTGCTGGCGGTCATCAGCCGACCCGGGGTCCCGGTGTGCAGCACCTCGGCCGACAGCCCCATCGAGTGCTCCATCCGGTGCTCGACGGCCAGCTCGACCGCCGCGCCGGCGACGGCGAAGAGCCGGGCGGGCCCGGACTCCGACAGCGGGGACAGCAGCATGCCCAGCCCGCCGGACGCCGCGGCGGCGGAACCGACGAAGACGAAGGGGAGCTCGCGGTGCGCGTCGTGCCACGCCGGGGTGGAGGTGTTGGTCAGCAGCACGGCGGTGTAGGACGCCACCCCGGGCGCGAAGGCGGCGGCGGCCAGGCCGGCGGGGCGGGCGGCCCAGTCGAGCAGCGTGCTGAGGATCCCGAAGCGGACCGGCAGCAGCTTGGCCACCTCGGCCGCCCCGGCGACGACGGCGCCCGGGCCGTAGGCGGTGAGGATCCAGGTGCCGACCGACATCGGCGACGTCGGCTTGAACACCCGGAGCATGTTGAGGAACCGCTCGGGCCGACCGAGGTCGGCCACCAGGGCGGCGAGGCTGACGCTGATCGCCCCGGTGGCACTGATCCGGGCCGCGCGTCGCAGGGTCGGCCGTCCGGTCAGGTCCGCGCCGGCGGCCAGCAGCGACGAGCCGCCGGCGATGCCGCCCATGAAGAGGTACAGCGGGATCGCCGTCTCCCAGGGGGCGGCCTTGACGACCGGGCGGCCGTAGTAGGAGGTGAAGGTCGCGTCCGGGACCATCTGCTCCTCGGCACGGCGCTTGCGTCGACCCCCGCCGCCGCGGCGCCGCGAGCCGTCGCCCGGCGGGGTCCCGCGGCCGGCGTCGCTGACCTGACCGGCCCCGTGCTCCTGGCCGCCCCGCAGGTGCTCGCCGACGCGCGGGCTCTGGCCGGGTCCGGCGCTGCCCCGGTCGCCGCCAGCGGTGCGCTCAGCCGTGGCGGCCGCGCTGGTCCCGCCGGCCGACCCCGGGATCGCACTGATGTCGTCGGCGGTGTTCTTCGGACCGTCCTCGTTGATGTCCGGGTTGGCGGCCGAGCCGACGGCCTGCTCGCCCTTCTCGTACTCCCCGGTGCTCATCGACGGGCCCCGGTGAAGGCGACGGCGGCCGCCGCCAGCAGCCCCAGGGCGGCCAGCCCGGCGTGCTTCCACATCCGCGGCAGGTCGGCGGTCGTGACGATGGGGTCGGGCGGGAAGCCGTAGACCTCGGGCTCGTCCAGCAGCAGGAAGAACGCCCCGGCCCCGCCGACGCCGCCTTCCGGGTCCTCGGCGTAGAGCTGGGCGTTCATGACCCCGGCGGCCTGCAGGTCCGCGACCCGCTTCTCGGCCCGCTCGCGGAGCTCGTCCACGTCGCCGAACTGGATCGACTGGGTCGGGCACGCCTTGGCGCAGGCCGGGACCTGGTCGTCGAGCAGCCGGTCGTAGCACAGCGTACACTTCTGGGCGATGCCGGCGTTCTTCGTCGTCGGCTTGTCGGAGTGGCCGAACAGCGGGGCCTTCTCACCGATCCGCCGGTCGATGACGCCGAACGGGCAGCCCGCGACGCAGTAACCGCAGCCGTTGCAGATGTCGTCCTGCACGACGACGGTGCCGAACTCGGTGCGGAACAGCGCGCCCGTCGGGCAGACGTCGAGGCAGCCGGCGTTGGTGCAGTGCTTGCAGACGTTGGACGCCATCAGCCAGCGGAAGTCGGTCCGCTCACCGGCGTCCGGGGAGGCGCTGGGCAGGTCGAACGCCGGCATCCCGAGGTCGACCATGCCCTGGGCGCCCTGCCCCGGGCCCTGGGCCAGCCGGAGGGCGTCCAGGGGGTTGCCCTCGACCATCTCCTTCAGCGACACGTCGGGCCCGAGCACCGTCTCCGGCACGCCGATGGTGATGCCGTTGTCCTGGTTCCCCAGCGGCTTGCGCTGCTCGATGAACTCGACGTGGCGCCAGGTGCTCGCGCCCAGCGCGCCGGTGTTGTCGTAGGAGCTCCCGAGCAGCTCGTAGATGCCGTCCTGCGGCACCCCGTTCCACTCCTTGCAGGCCACCTCGCAGGCCTTGCAGCCGATGCAGATCGAGGTGTCGGTGAAGAAGCCCTTGCGCGGCGGCGGGGCCTCCCACCCGGCGTGCGCGGCCGGACCGGAGGGACCCGCCGAGGTGAAGGCCTGGTCGAGCCCGAGGTGCCCGTCGCCCGGGTCGGCGTGGCTGTGGCCGGTGCCCTGGTGGGCGGGATCGCCGTACGGGCTCATGAGGTTCCGTCCTCGCTCTGGGGGTTCAGGTACTGGCCGCTCGGGGCGTGACCTTCGGCGACCTGGCCCTGCGAGGAGTGGCCGTGGTCCCCGTCGCGGCTGGCGTGCTTGCCGTCCGCACCCTCGGGTGGCGTCCGCTGCTGGTTGCCGGTCGCAAGCGTGACGTGGGCCCGCTCCCGGTGGGCGGCGACGTAGTCCAGCAGCGCGGCGCCGCGGGGGCGCCGACCCGGCTGGATGTCGCAGGAACCGACCTTCGTCTCCTGGATGTGCACGTTCGGGTCGAGCGTGACGCCGAAGAGGTCGTTGGCGGAGTCCCCGGTGACCAGGGCGTCGCTCCCGACGCCCCAGTGGTACGGCAGCCCGATCTGGTGGATCGTCTTGCCGCCGGCCCGCAGCGGGGCCACCCGCTCGGTGACCAGCACCTTGGCCTCGATCGCCGTCCGGGCGCTGATGATCGTCGCCCAGCCGTTGTTCACCAGGCCGCGCTCCCGGGCCAGCTCCGGGGAGACCTCGCAGAAGAACTCCGGTTGGAGCTCGGCCAGGTGGGACTGCCAGCGGCTCATGCCGCCCGCGGTGTGGTGCTCGGTCAACCGGTAGGTGGTGAACACGTAGGGGTAGAGCTCCGAGCCGGGCTCGTCCCCCGAGGGGTTCTGCAGGTTGTCCTGGCGCGGGAAGAGCTCGCGGGTCGGGTTGGACTGCTGCCGCGACATCGGGTTGCTGATGGGCGACTCCTGCGGCTCGTAGTGCACCGGCAGGGGGCCGTCGAGCAGCCCGCTGGGCGCGTAGAGCCAGCCCTTCCCGTCCGCCTGCATGATGAACGGGTCGTCCCCGGCCAGCCCGGCCGGACCGGACGCGCCCTTCGGCGGCCGGTAGGAGGGAGCCTTGCCGACCTCGAAGTCCGGGACGTCGTGCCCGGTCCACTTCTGCTGCTCCTCGTCCCACCAGACGTAGGCCTTGCGCTCGCTCCAGGGCTTGCCGTCCGGGTCCGCCGCCGCGCGGTTGTAGAGGATCCGGCGGTTCATCGGCCAGGCCCAGCCCCACTCGGGCGCGACCCAGGACTGCTCGCGGCCAGGCTTGCGCCGCATCGACTGGTTCACCCCGTCGGCGTAGACGCCGGTGTAGATCCAGCAACCGCCGCTGGTGGTGCCGTCCGGCTTCATCTCGTTGAAGGTGTTGAGCATCTGGCCGGCCTTCTCCCCGGCCAGGTGGTAGCCGTTGATCTCGCGCAGCACGGCGTCGGCCGAGATCTCCCCGGACTCGTCCAGCGGGTAGTCCCACGTCAGGTCGAGGATCGGGCGGTCGCGCTCGTCGGTCGAGCCGGCCAGCCGGGCACGGATCTTCTGACCCAGCAGGTAGAAGAACTCCAGCTCGCTCTGCGCGTCACCGGGCGGGTCGACCGCCTTGTGGTGCCACTGCAGCATCCGCTGGGTCTGGGTGAACGTGCCGCCCTTCTCCACGTGCGCCGCCGCCGGGAAGAAGAAGACCTCGGTGTCGATCTCGTCGGTCTTCAGCTCGCCCGTCTCGATCTCCGGGCCGTCCTTCCAGAACGTCGCCGACTCGATCATGTTCAGGTCCCGGACCACCAGCCACTTCAGGTGGGACAGGCCCATCCGCTGCATCTTCCCGTGCGCCGAGCCGACGGCCGGGTTCTGGCCCAGCAGGAAGTAGCCGTCGATCTCGTCCCGCAGCATCGACATCACGGTCGCGTAGGTGCCGTGGTCGCCGGTCAGCTTCGGGATGTAGGAGAACGCGTAGTCGTTCTCCTCGGTCGCGGCGTCACCCCACCAGGCCTTGAGCAGGTTGACGGTGTAGGTCTTGGCGTTGACCCAGAAGCCCTTCTGGTCGGGGCTCGCGATCTCCGCGACGTACTCGTCGAGGGAGTCGTGCGGTCCGGCCTTCGGCATCGGCAGGTAGCCGGGCAGCAGGTTGAACAGGGTCGGGATGTCGGTCGAGCCCTGGATGCTGGCGTGGCCGCGCAGCGCGAGGATCCCGCCGCCCGGACGGCCCATGTTGCCCAGCAGCAGCTGGATGATGGCCGAGCCGCGGATGTACTGCACACCCACGGTGTGGTGCGTCCAGCCGACCGAGTAGACCCACGTGGTGGTGCGCTCGCGGCCGCTGTTCTCGGTCACCGCCTCGCACACCTCGAGCAGCTGCTCGGGGCTGATGCCGCAGGTCTCCTGCACCATCTCCGGGGTGTAGCGGGCGTAGTGCCGCTTCAGCACCTGGAAGACCGAGCGGGGGTGCTGCAGGGTCTCGTCCCGCTTGATGTTGCTCGGGTCCATGGCGGCACCGTGGCCGCCCAGCTCGTGGCCGGCGCCCCGGCTGCTCTCGGACTCCGTGCCCTCGTCACCCGCGCCGCTGCTGCTGTCGCTGGCCGTGGCGTCGTCCTGGCCCTCGTAGGACCAGCTGGTGGTGTCGTAGGTGCCGGTCTCGGGGTCGTAGCCGGAGAAGACGCCGTCGAGGTCGTCTGCGTCGACGAAGTCCTCGCTGACCAGCGTGGCCGCGTTCGTGTAGGCGAGCACGTACTCGTGGAAGTACTTCTCGTTGCTGAGGATGTAGTTGATGACGGCGCCGAGGAAGACGATGTCGCTGCCGGCCCGGATCGGGACGTGCGTGTCCGCCACGGCCGACGTGCGCGTGAAGCGCGGGTCGATGTGGATGACCTTGGCCCCCCGGGCCTTCGCCTCCATCACCCACTGGAACCCCACGGGATGGCACTCGGCCATGTTGGAGCCCTGGATGACGATGCAGTCAGCCTTCTGGAGGTCCTGCAGGAAGCCGGTGGCGCCGCCACGGCCGAACGAGGCTCCCAGACTGGGAACCGTCGCACTGTGTCAAATACGGGCCTGGTTCTCGATCTGTATGGCGCCCAGCGCGGTGAAGAGCTTCTTGATCAGGTAGTTCTCTTCGTTGTCCAGGGTCGCGCCGCCCAGGGCGGCGATCCCCATCGTCCGGCGCACCGGACGACCCTCGGCGTCGGTGTCCTGCCAGCGTTGGCGGCGGGACTCGACCATCCGGTCGGCGATCATGTCGGTGGCCTCGTCGACGCCGATCTTCTCCCAGGAGGTGCTTCGGGGGCGGCGGTAGAGCATCGTCGTGGCCCGGCCCGGGGCGTTCACGAGCTGCTCGCTGGCCGACCCCTTCGGGCACAGGCGCCCGCGGGAGACGGGCGAGTCCGGGTCGCCCTCGATCTGGACCACGTGCTCGTCCTTCACGAACACCCGCTGCCCGCAACCCACGGCGCAGTAGGGGCAGACGCTCTGCACGACGCGGTCAGCCGTCTTGGTGCGCGGCGTCAGGTTGCGGGTGCGCTCCGACTGCACGGCCGAGCCACGG
The window above is part of the Friedmanniella luteola genome. Proteins encoded here:
- a CDS encoding MSMEG_6728 family protein, which translates into the protein MQTFVPFVDFVESARALDTKRLGKQRVEVIQIVRALTVPGYAWKSHPAVLMWQGYEEALGRYGLAMCEVWLERGFGDTCAATIAADLATFGVPHIRSEAELREAGLLPPWLFDDAVRESHRSALVRKEPAFYRASFPDVRPDLEYVWPVRSPAVVEREEKQRQNALKRRERAEQKILAELAAAQRKRSAAAKKAARTRAANAAARKRAAASEPDA
- a CDS encoding 4Fe-4S dicluster domain-containing protein, which gives rise to MSPYGDPAHQGTGHSHADPGDGHLGLDQAFTSAGPSGPAAHAGWEAPPPRKGFFTDTSICIGCKACEVACKEWNGVPQDGIYELLGSSYDNTGALGASTWRHVEFIEQRKPLGNQDNGITIGVPETVLGPDVSLKEMVEGNPLDALRLAQGPGQGAQGMVDLGMPAFDLPSASPDAGERTDFRWLMASNVCKHCTNAGCLDVCPTGALFRTEFGTVVVQDDICNGCGYCVAGCPFGVIDRRIGEKAPLFGHSDKPTTKNAGIAQKCTLCYDRLLDDQVPACAKACPTQSIQFGDVDELRERAEKRVADLQAAGVMNAQLYAEDPEGGVGGAGAFFLLLDEPEVYGFPPDPIVTTADLPRMWKHAGLAALGLLAAAAVAFTGARR
- the fdh gene encoding formate dehydrogenase, producing the protein MDIRKTFLEWPVLRQLTGKDPLGRGSAVQSERTRNLTPRTKTADRVVQSVCPYCAVGCGQRVFVKDEHVVQIEGDPDSPVSRGRLCPKGSASEQLVNAPGRATTMLYRRPRSTSWEKIGVDEATDMIADRMVESRRQRWQDTDAEGRPVRRTMGIAALGGATLDNEENYLIKKLFTALGAIQIENQARIUHSATVPSLGASFGRGGATGFLQDLQKADCIVIQGSNMAECHPVGFQWVMEAKARGAKVIHIDPRFTRTSAVADTHVPIRAGSDIVFLGAVINYILSNEKYFHEYVLAYTNAATLVSEDFVDADDLDGVFSGYDPETGTYDTTSWSYEGQDDATASDSSSGAGDEGTESESSRGAGHELGGHGAAMDPSNIKRDETLQHPRSVFQVLKRHYARYTPEMVQETCGISPEQLLEVCEAVTENSGRERTTTWVYSVGWTHHTVGVQYIRGSAIIQLLLGNMGRPGGGILALRGHASIQGSTDIPTLFNLLPGYLPMPKAGPHDSLDEYVAEIASPDQKGFWVNAKTYTVNLLKAWWGDAATEENDYAFSYIPKLTGDHGTYATVMSMLRDEIDGYFLLGQNPAVGSAHGKMQRMGLSHLKWLVVRDLNMIESATFWKDGPEIETGELKTDEIDTEVFFFPAAAHVEKGGTFTQTQRMLQWHHKAVDPPGDAQSELEFFYLLGQKIRARLAGSTDERDRPILDLTWDYPLDESGEISADAVLREINGYHLAGEKAGQMLNTFNEMKPDGTTSGGCWIYTGVYADGVNQSMRRKPGREQSWVAPEWGWAWPMNRRILYNRAAADPDGKPWSERKAYVWWDEEQQKWTGHDVPDFEVGKAPSYRPPKGASGPAGLAGDDPFIMQADGKGWLYAPSGLLDGPLPVHYEPQESPISNPMSRQQSNPTRELFPRQDNLQNPSGDEPGSELYPYVFTTYRLTEHHTAGGMSRWQSHLAELQPEFFCEVSPELARERGLVNNGWATIISARTAIEAKVLVTERVAPLRAGGKTIHQIGLPYHWGVGSDALVTGDSANDLFGVTLDPNVHIQETKVGSCDIQPGRRPRGAALLDYVAAHRERAHVTLATGNQQRTPPEGADGKHASRDGDHGHSSQGQVAEGHAPSGQYLNPQSEDGTS
- the selA gene encoding L-seryl-tRNA(Sec) selenium transferase is translated as MTTAEVDPRRRVPRTDAVLADPRLVAAAGRLGRDVVKQQVVAAQGRVRSGELAPEDVADAAVAALPGSLSSTDAVLNATGVVLHTNLGRAPLSPAAVEAVTAAAGYADVEFDLATGRRARRGRGALDALAAAVPAAGSVLAVNNGAAALVLATTALAAGREVVISRGEMVEIGDGFRLPELIASTGARLREVGTTNRTAAADYAAALGPDTGCILKVHPSNFRVEGFTSAASVDALARLGVPLVVDIGSGLLAPDPLLPAEPDADSTLRAGADLVTASGDKLLGGPQAGLLLGRTDVVERLRRHPLARALRVDKLTLAALEATLRGPVSPTWAALRADPDVLRARAEQLVAALAADGLPAAVVPSDGAVGGGGAPGLTLPGWAVALPEHYAVALRTGRPAVVGRVERGRCLLDLRCVGADDDARLLTAVRAARPRVEDRGTGDPETVR
- a CDS encoding L-lactate MFS transporter, producing the protein MSTAANAGTRTGTAGDNPTKGRWGLVIAALLLQLSLGAVYAWSVFSSALQKAEPWQLSKPEATVPFEVAIGMIFIGTYLGGRIQDRRGPRTVAVIGAVVYGLGVIVASFARDADQLWLLVLGYGVLAGFGLGLAYIVPIAMLQKWFPDKRGLITGLAVGGFGFGAVITAPIAQALVRRSPDEPTSVFLPLGIAYLVFSVAGALFFRNPPEGYTVPGYEPATSGKVVDSGRDYTQGEALRTWQWYALTAILTLAVLAGISFISQAAASFTDIAGYTALAAASAVGFLGLFNGAGRIFWAAISGRIGRMPTFIAILALEGVCLLLIPHVHNALLFFVLCAVVYLCYGGAFGTMPATAGDFFGVKNAGAIYGLMLIGWSLGGVVGPLIAAALIGGDKNYTTAYTTIGIIALVAIVLPLVTRLPRTRTDASEGSLGASSRR
- a CDS encoding DNA-formamidopyrimidine glycosylase family protein, which codes for MPEGHTLHRLAGELQELVGERVSAASPQGRFPAAAVDGAVVAAVEAYGKHLLVDLAEHPTVHVHLGMRGKLLRFAPVTGAPMPQVRLRLATADVAWDLIAPSTCEPLDAAGRERLLAGLGPDPLRAGPLHPDILPRGADAAEARRRLRASRGSVGVALMDQSVLAGVGNVFRAEILHALRIAPERPASRVSDTEFDALWSGLAAMMGQAVEDGRIITVDVPAGEDRLAVPEAVSRRVYRRDACADCGTPVVTTTLQGRTSYACPRCQPD
- the selD gene encoding selenide, water dikinase SelD gives rise to the protein MSLATQQQTYRLTQYAHGGGCACKIPPGELEKTLAGLTPWTSPDLVVGLETGDDAAVVRIEGGRAVVSTTDFFTAVVDDAYDFGRIAAANALSDIYAMGATPLVALNLVGWPREVLPMELLREVLRGGMDVCREAQVHVAGGQSIDDPEPKYGMAVTGLADPDRLLRNDAAVAGLPVSLSKPLGVGVLNNRHKATGEVFPQAVALMTQLNRAASEAALAAGVRAATDVTGFGLLGHAYKMARASGVTIRLDAAAVPYLDGARAALADGFVSGGTRRNLDWVRPFLDAGADEDELLLLADAQTSGGLLVVGEIPGAPVVGEVVAAGPHPLVVR
- the nrfD gene encoding NrfD/PsrC family molybdoenzyme membrane anchor subunit; this encodes MSTGEYEKGEQAVGSAANPDINEDGPKNTADDISAIPGSAGGTSAAATAERTAGGDRGSAGPGQSPRVGEHLRGGQEHGAGQVSDAGRGTPPGDGSRRRGGGGRRKRRAEEQMVPDATFTSYYGRPVVKAAPWETAIPLYLFMGGIAGGSSLLAAGADLTGRPTLRRAARISATGAISVSLAALVADLGRPERFLNMLRVFKPTSPMSVGTWILTAYGPGAVVAGAAEVAKLLPVRFGILSTLLDWAARPAGLAAAAFAPGVASYTAVLLTNTSTPAWHDAHRELPFVFVGSAAAASGGLGMLLSPLSESGPARLFAVAGAAVELAVEHRMEHSMGLSAEVLHTGTPGRLMTASKVLTAAGALGALLVGRRSRVGAGLSGVALLAASACTRFGVFEAGPASVHDPKYTIVPQRERLDRRRAAEAAARDADAAPPTT